In the genome of Bombyx mori chromosome 13, ASM3026992v2, the window tattacacaaaggtggtgaaatgaaaattttacagtATGATATATTATACCATTTCAGACATAATTGCATTTATTGTTATATCAATAGTTTTGAATCTTCTCACAATTAACACACCTCAAACAACTGCAAACTTTCTTCAATTGGCCTGATTCTCCACGGTGACGGAGGTGGATTGAATCCTTTTATATCTTCAGACTTCTGATGGCATACATAGGCCAAGTCCTTTTTTATCAACTGAATGGCCCATTCATAAAGCTGATCAAAATAATCAGATGAATGTGTAATTTTGTATGGCTTATAAcctgaaaatattatattattgtacctctaataataaaaatcttttacttGTTTACTGTGAACTTACTTACCCAGCCATTCCACCATGTCTTTGATACCAATAAAAAACTTCTCCTCCTCTTTCTCAGGATTTGTATCATCATATCTTAAGAAACATACACCGTCATGAGCTGCAGCATATCCAAAGTTTATATTAATTGCCTTAGCATGTCCAATGTGTAAAATTCCATTAGGTTCAGGGGGAAATCTTGTTCTAACTTTTCCTCCAGTTATCTTTAGATGTTCTTCAAGCAATCGTTTTGTATGAGATGTGACCACATAGCCATCGCTCTTATAATTCTCCCCTGGTGCATGAAAGGGGAGCTTCTTCATTAGTTCTGATATACTGGTTGCTCCACCAATATCTTCTGAAGATTCAACATTTTCTTGTTTTGAGactgaaattacaaatttgaaaaattgaatTATTGGCAAATACTCCAAAAACAAACACTTTTTCAAAATAtgaaaacaaattcaaattcaaattaagaacaaaattattgacttcgtttgttaatgtttttttaaacactGATCTTATTTAACAATCAATAAGTAAATAGCGATATATGGCAGTGGGAATAAAACATCAACAAGGGGAGTCAGATGGCACTGTATGATCAGATTATAGGCTAAAGGAGTAAGTAACATGATGTGAATGCTACCTCTTAATTGAACACGGTGTCAAAGTtctattgaaataaaatgacaGCAGTCTACTTTTCTAAATTTCTTACTTAGTTTCTCAGAATTTATTACTGGGTAAAAAAGCAGGTAGTGACTTAGCTGCGCCCCTATCATTGCTgctgtccatgagcgatggtaccCAACCACTCAACATTGAGCATTGAGGAACAGTGAGCCATGTGCCTACAACAGCAATCAAAATGGATGTTAtcattataaagataaacagATCCTATTCTATCCGATTGGCTTAAATACAAAAGATCACCTTTTGTTTCTtccttttttgatttttttgttgtatcaCCAGCCTTTGCTTCTTTCTTGGCTTTAGGAACTGGAGCCAGATCAGCCTCAGTCTTAGGTCCCAATAAATCGAAGatctacaaataattttaaatttaaaactactaAATGAATTTCAGGAAGAACCTAATATTACAATTCTATTgataagacaaatattttaggAATCGATGGATTCACTGTGTGTGTGTACTAAATCCGTTGTGTTGCTGAGAAAGGAAATGCAATTCTGCTGTAGGTTTAACAGGCCCCTGTCAATGCGCATTACATTCAACTCCATTGTCATCATTCCTCTCCTTGCCTAGCCAAATTTTACAAAAACCTATTAAAGTATACCCTATTATACCATGCCTTTATAGCCTATTAAACCTATTATATCATGtatctataatatttataaatacatatctaTATGAATACATTTTGCTAGTCTGTAGTTAAAAAGTTTTGTTCCATATTAGTTTTAAGTTCATAATATGTTCAGTAATCATTTTTCTAAAATTCTATTATACAGCCAAAATACcttttaaaatatagaaaataaattctataaatcCATAATCTATTATTTTTTCGCTTTGCTTATGCTCCCATCTAAATATGGGaatgtatttttgtaatgaatttaatattataatgaaccAATTTCAAAATAGGTCTCATACCTGTACATCCACTTCACTTTTTATAGCTTTACCATCTGCCCAAGTTAGATCAGCCCTGACAGCCTGCATGATTATACCAGAGTTGAACCTGTATCTCTTTTCTAATAGTTCCTGCTTGTATTTTACCATATGTTTTTCTACTGCTTGCTCTACTTGTTCGGGTGTTACAATAACACCAACACCACAGGCTTTTTCAAATTCCTCAATATTTACATTAGCTTCATTAATATTGCCAAGAAGGTAGTCCAATGCTGCGTCTACTCGCAACGTTGAATCCAGTTTTCCTGATGCAATATATTGGCAAATAAAGTTTAACTTGCTCATAGTTTGAGGTTTGATTTTGGTAGCTAGATGGTAAATCAAAATGCCTGCACCAAGTGGAAGCGACTGCAATTGCACCTAGAAGATAGGAAAATTCTCATAATCTACctttatgaataatatttttgttactatTAATTATATTCTTCAGATTACTGGGATTACTAACCTCATCTAACGCCGCAAGCAATACTTTGGTAACATTCGCATTTTTCAGTGTTTCCTTGGCTTTTTGCTCGTTTAAACCAAGGAGTTTAAATCGTTCAACTATTTCTTCAGGTGTCATAATTATTCCTATTTTTAttgggttttattttaatttataaataactatattTGCGAATTGCGATAGGTAGCCATATGTTCGAAAACCACATCAACAACTGCCAAAAGTGCCAAATTGCCAAACGTCTACGTCAGTGTGACGTCTGACGGTGTAAGAACTATAAACATTGCCAATGTTATATTTTCAGCGAACATAAGTTTTTATCTCATAGGTGCTCAAGAATATTCTTTTACAAAAAATTAGCATAAAATGGTAGatataatattcataattaataGTACagtaattaccaaaaaaaattaaaaccatcCAATGTAACTAGACGCGATATTTGTACCTGGGGTGTATGCGATTATCTCTCTGTTCGGGTGgagcattttaatttatttctgtaAACGTCAACTTTCTATTGCATTACTTTTTActtattaaacttttattatgatttttattgcattattgAGCAGAATTACTTACGACCTACCTGGCGTTTTGGTAGTTATATTGACATCGCAAATtctcacctcgagacatgaagtGAGAATTCCAATGGTATTGAAATATGACCGGAAAAATTAAGACTGGACTTCGTACCGAACCGGAATGTATGGTAGTAactcattatttaaatttagccgCTCATACAGATTAAAGACTATTACACTTGGCTAAATTTAGTCAActgaattcagaagcaaatttaGAAGCTTCTGATTACACTGTTTTAAGCTCAGTTGCTGAATAAATTGTCAGTTTAAGCGCGACGAATTTGGACGTGTCGTGTGTGTACGAGGATGGCCCCAGTATTGTCTAGACAACAAAAAATTGGTCTTGGCGTAGCCGTCGCTGTCggattaattgaaaaaaaaaaatacgggtgaagaaatatttattgctcCGCGGAAAGAtagcaaatatgaacattataagtgatttagaaccagcagactttagaaattatctataaattgattttcaaaagcaggatact includes:
- the LOC101746989 gene encoding probable glutamine--tRNA ligase; this encodes MTPEEIVERFKLLGLNEQKAKETLKNANVTKVLLAALDEVQLQSLPLGAGILIYHLATKIKPQTMSKLNFICQYIASGKLDSTLRVDAALDYLLGNINEANVNIEEFEKACGVGVIVTPEQVEQAVEKHMVKYKQELLEKRYRFNSGIIMQAVRADLTWADGKAIKSEVDVQIFDLLGPKTEADLAPVPKAKKEAKAGDTTKKSKKEETKVSKQENVESSEDIGGATSISELMKKLPFHAPGENYKSDGYVVTSHTKRLLEEHLKITGGKVRTRFPPEPNGILHIGHAKAININFGYAAAHDGVCFLRYDDTNPEKEEEKFFIGIKDMVEWLGYKPYKITHSSDYFDQLYEWAIQLIKKDLAYVCHQKSEDIKGFNPPPSPWRIRPIEESLQLFEDMKNGKIDEGDATLRMKITLEEGKQDPVAYRIRFKPHHRTGNKWCIYPTYDYTHCLCDSIEHITHSLCTKEFQSRRSSYYWLCNALGIYCPVQWEYGRLNVNYTVVSKRKIAKLIEEGIVNDWDDPRLYTLSALRRGGVPAAAVNAFCAALGVTGALGAVDPALLHAAVRDHLNVTAPRAMVVLEPLKIRIVNFPSEQPISIQVPDFPSEPERGSHSVTFDKVIYIEATDFKEEMEKGYRRLTPTQSVGLRHAGYVIKVSKVIKDPSGKVLELECTAESTDSSEKPKAFIHWVSEPISIEVRLYEPLFKHKNPEDPNEVPGGFLSDCRDDTLKVMEAYADSSIKGAKVYDKFQFERIGFFSVDPDSSQTHMVFNRTVSLKEDTGK